The genome window AAAACATTATAAAGAGATTCAACCTTTTTTCAGAGCCGGAAAATCAGGATATGTTCATGGAAGACAAGGTGGCTATACTTGCAAAGCGTATTTCGGTTGATGTAACAAGATCGTCAAGGAGGGAGGCGGATTCATTTTCAATCTCTTTTAGGGGAGGGGATCCTGACAGAGTAATGAGAATCGCCAATACACTTGCCGCCTATGTAATTGATGAAAATCTCAAGGTCAGGGAAGCCCAGGCTGTAGGCACCAGTGACTTTCTTGCGGGAGAACTTAATTCAACCAGAACAAAGCTCACTAAACAGGAGAATACCCTTAAGGAATATAGGGAACAATATATGGGGGGATTGCCTGAGCAGCTTGACAGTAACCTTAGAATCCTTGAACGGCTTCAGGAACAACTTGATTCCGCCAACATTAATCTCAGGGATGTAAAAAACAGGCTTGCCAATCTTGAAACAATCCGGTCGCAACCAGCAATAATGCAGCCGGCAGGTACCGACGCCGCACAAGGCACAGGTACTGAGACTAACCTGGCGCAGATGCAGATGCAGTTATCTGATCTTAAAGCAAGGTATACTGACAAGCATCCTGATGTTCTTCGCCTGCAGAAAATGATTGCAGATATGGAAGCTGGAAAAATATCAGATAAAGACACCGGCGAAACAGATGGGCCGGCATCAGGCAGAAGCAGAAATATAAATTATGCAAATTCAAACCGCATCAATGAGCTTAACAGCGAAAAGGCAGGGCTGATATCTGAAATTAAAAAACTTAATAATCAGATAATCGTTTATCAAAAACGGGTTGAAGATACTCCAAAAAGGGAGCAGGAGCTTTTATCTTTAAACAGAGACTATGACAATATCAGGGATACCTACAACTCTATTTTGGAAAGAAAACTAGAAGCAGAGCTTTCCGTTAACATGGAAAAAAAACAAAAAGGCGAGCAATTTCGCATTATCGATCCTGCCAGACTGCCCCAGAAACCGGTCTCTCCGGATATGAAAAAACTGTTTCTTTTTACAATTGCAGCAGGGCTTGGAGCTGGAGGCGGCATTGCTTTTTTGTTTGAATTTTTCAACCAGGGCTTTAAATCGATAAATGATGTTGAATCTTATCTGAATATTCCTGTAATTGCAGCTATACCATCGGTTTTTCATAAAAAGGATAAGGTCTTGAGAGGACTGAATAATGCGGCGTCTGTTTTTTCATTAATGATTTCATTCGTATTATTGGCAGGTTTTGCATTACTGACCTTGAAAGGTGTTGATTATGCACTTGAATTGCTTAAAAAGTTTATCTAAACGTAGCCAGGGGTAAAAATGGGTAAAATATTTGATGCGCTGGAAAAAGCCAAGCAAGAGGAACCGATTCCGGCGCCACCTGAAAAGTATCCCGAACTTGTCAGGACTTTATTTGATAAATCCGGATCTGATAAACCTGGATCTGATAAATCCGGCATCCTGATTAAAGACTCAGAATTTGAAAATAATAACAGGGTTATCGATGAAGATATTATAGCATACGCAGATTTTGATTCTATAGAAGCAGAGCAGTTCAAAATGCTCCGGACTAACATCCTTTTTCCTGTTTCCGGGCAACCTCCGCGCTCAATACTTGTAACCAGCGCCATGCCTGGTGAGGGTAAAACATTTGTAGCCGCAAACCTTGCGGTCAGCATTGCCAGGAATATTAACGAACATGTTCTCCTGATTGATTGTGATTTACGCAAGCCCAGTATACATACAAGATTCGGTTATAATAACGTCCGGGGTCTGAGCGAGTATTTAAGCAGGAATGTTCCCCTTGCTTCGCTCCTTTTGAAAACAAAAATAAAAAAGTTAACCCTGCTGCCGGGCGGGAAAATTCCTGACAACCCGTCCGAACTTTTATCTTCCGAAGCTATGAAAAAAATGCTGGTGGAGGTCACGGAAAGATATAAAGACCGTATTATTATAATAGATTCCCCGCCTCCGCAGTTGACGGCAGAAACAAATGTGATTGCGAGACAGGTGGACGGCATCCTCCTTGTGATAAAATACGGCGGCACTAAACGCGAGATGGTGGCAGAGATGATCGGCAGGCTTGGTAAGGAAAAAGTGCTGGGAGTTGTGTTCAACTGGTTGAGCAAAAGAGCTACATCCTATTACGGCTATGGTAAATACGGTAAATAGACTATAATGCTGCGGTTATTAAAACAATACTATCCTATAAGAAATGCTGTTTTCGTAATCGGAGAAGCCTTTGTAATTTTTTTTTCAGTATTAATTGCATACTGGTTTATCATAGATTCAAACATACTTGGCGGGTGGTTATACTGCAAAATATTTTTAATATCATTTATAGTACAGGCATGCCTGTACTATAATAATCTTTATAATTTCAAAGTAATTGACGGCTTCACAGAACTTAGCATCCGGCTTTTTCAAGCCGTGGGTTTTGCTGCTATAATTCTTGCAGTAATTTATTTTTTTTTTCCGGGCGCTATTATCGGCAAGGGTGTATCCGGAATAAGCATTGCTCTTATCCTTATTTTTATTACATCATGGCGGTTATGTTACACTCTTGTTCTTGAGCGCGGTTTATTCAATCAACAGATAATAATTCTTGGTTCCGGAGAACTGGCCAACAATATAAAAATCGAAATAGAAACTACTAAAGACTGCGGATATACCGTCAAGATGATTTTTAAGGAAGATGCCGATACCGACAGACTAAATGCAACAAAAATCACCATATCCCGAAGTGGATATGATGGACTCTGTGAAATAGCCAAAGATTTGAATATTGACAAAATTGTTGTTGCCTTGAAAGAAAAAAGAGGGGTTTTTCCTGTTAAGGAGCTTCTAAACTGCCGTGTGGCAGGGATCGATGTGCTTGAAGGAAACAGTTTTTACGAAATGCTTACAGGCAAACTTATTGTAGAGCAAATAAATCCAGGGTGGCTGATTTTTTCCAAAGGTTTTAAGAAATCATTCATAATGCGCGCTTTTAAACGTTGCACAGATTTCTTTTTGTCCTTGAGCATGCTTATCATGTTTTCGCCATTGATAATTTTGACTTCGATTCTGATCAAAATGGACTCTGAAGGACCAATCTTGTTTTCCCAGGAAAGAATGGGGCAAAACGGAATACCATATGATGTTTATAAATTCAGGTCAATGTTTACAGATGCTGAAAAAAACGGCCCGGTCTGGGCCACAACTGACGATAACAGGGTAACGCGGGTGGGAAAATATATCCGCAAATGGCGCATAGACGAAATTCCTCAACTCTGGAACGTAATGATTGGAGAGATGAGTTTTGTCGGGCCCAGGCCGGAAAGAGAACATTTTGTAAAAGAACTCGAAGCCATTATTCCTTATTACAGCCAGCGTTTTAATGTAAAACCGGGATTAACAGGATGGGCCCAGGTAAGTTACGGTTATGGCGCGACTGTTGATGAAGCAATTGAAAAACTGAACTATGATCTTTTTTATATTAAAAATATGTCGATCCCGATGGACTTAACTGTAATTTTCCGTACCGTTAAAACAGTACTCTTCGGCGAAGGCGCTCGATAGTGCCTGAGCGAGCCCTAAGGCACGGTTTTAAGTTTTTGGTTTTGCGTTTTGGGTTAAAAAAATAAGCAATCTCAGCCAGTTGTAAATAAATCAGATTAAAAAAATGTCATTGTAATTGACCAGGCGGAGCTATATCATTAAGGAGGTAATTTATGAAAAGGTTAAGACTTTTTTACTTTACTCTATTTATATTAATTCCAGCTTTTACCCTTTCCGGGTTGTGCTTTGCAGGTAATAAAGTTCCTGATAAAAATTCATATGTTATTGGATGCGGTGATATCCTGGAAATTATCACCTGGAAAGAACCGGATTTTACACGGGAAGATGTGCTTGTAAGAATAGATGGCAAAATAACATTTCCCCTGCTTGATGATGTTCAGGCAGCAAGCATAACACCGATTCAGCTCAAAAAAGCAATCGAAATAAAATTAAAAGAATATATTGATAATCCTGTTGTAACAGTTAATGTTACAAACCCAAGCAGTCAGAGGTTCTACATTTTAGGTGAAATAGTAAATACAGGCGAATATCCGCTCGTTAAACAACTGACTGTTCTGCAGGCTTTTGCACTTGCAGGCGGTTTTACAGAATGGGCGGCAAAAAAAGAAATTATACTTTTAAGAAAAGAAAACGGTCAAGAAAAGTTGTATCGGGTAAATTATAAAGACATCGCCAAAGGTAAGAATTTGAACCAAAATGTATTGATCAGGGCTGATGATACTATAATTGTACCGTGAGGAGCGCTGCGTTGGAGGAGCGCTTCGCTGGAGGAACCGGCCTGCGGCCTTGAGGGGCACTTCGTTTGAGGGATAAGGGGATGATGAATAATAAAAGAATAATCTTACTATTTTTTTTGGGAATATTTTTTATTATAAATAACGCTTATGGCTTCCAGGCTGATTTTACGCCGCGGATATCTGTTGATGAGGAATATTCCGATAATATTTATCTGTCATCCAGGATTAAAGAGCATGACTATATTACCAGCATAACCCCGGGATTTACTCTTGATTTTTCCGGTAGGCGCATCGGCGCAACTATCTCTTATGAACCCTCGCTTGTTTTTTATAAAAGAGAAACAGATAATAACACAATCAGGCATAGTGCCCAGTTTTCCGGGTGGAGCGATTTAGGTAAAAACACGAGGCTTGAACTTAATAACTCATTTATGCGCACTGAAGACCCGCTTGGAGAAGATGATCTTTTCCTGGAAACAGGTGAATCCCTGAGAGATCCGGATCATACTGTGCGGCAGAGCAGAGAACCATATTATACAAATACAACCAGCCTTAATCTTACCCACCAGTTCGGCGCGGCCGATTTTTTCCGGATGGGATATATTTACGACATTCTCCAGAATGAGAACCCGGAAGATGATGATAATAAAAGCCAGGCACCTTATATCGGACTTACATACTGGTTCATGCCTGATATGGGATTTGAAACGGATTTTTCATACACAAGGGCGAAATATTCCGGCACTGATGATCCTGCTGATGATTCCAAAGAATTCCAGGGAAGCTTAAGACTGATCAAACGATTTTCCAGGCATCTGGAAGGATTTATAAATTATAACCATATAATCATGAATTATGATGGCGATGAAGAAGATTACAAGGTTTTTGACCCTTCCATAGGCATTAATTATGCAATTTCAGACGATGCTCACATTAATATAGGTATCGGATATTTTATGCAGGACAGAGAAGAGAGTGACGGCGATTCCGGCCTTTCTTTGTCCGGCGATATTGGCAAAACCTGGGATTTCAGACGCGGCTCAATAGGTTTAACCGGAGCAATGGGTTACGATGAAGCCAACCTGGGAGCTGAAAACCTGGGTTTTGAAAAATATTACGAGATTGCCTGTATTGGTGAATACGGTTTGACGCAGCGTTTGAGTGCGAATATAAGCTATTCTTTCAGACGCAGCAAATATGTTGATACAGATGAAAATCGGACTGACAGAACTTCAAGTTTCGGAGCCGGGTGCCGTTACGCTCCGACCAGGTGGATTTTTTTAAACCTGAATTATCAGTATAACACTGTTGCCTCTACCGATAGAGAAGACGAATATGATGAAAACAGGGTTGTTTTTTCAATTTCATTTGTGCCTGAAAGGCCATGGAGGCTGGGAAGCTAATAAACTGTAAATCTATGTGCCGGGAGGAATAAAATTTTGAATATTGATCAAGTTAAAGCGCAATTAAAGCAAAATCCCAAAAAATGGCTTGTGACCGGTGTTGCCGGTTTTATTGGATCAAACTTGCTCGAAGTTTTGCTCGATTTAGGTCAAACTGTTACAGGTCTTGACAATTTTTCAACCGGCAAACAGGAGAATCTGGATGGGGTGGAGCAGATTTCAGGCCCTGACAAGTGGCAAAACTTCACTTTTTTAAAAAAGGATATTGTTAATCTCCCGGACTGTATGGAGGCTTGCGCCGGTGTTGACTATGTCCTGCACCAGGCAGCATTGGGAAGTGTACCCAGATCAATTGATGATCCTTTGACAACCAACAGTTCCAATATTGACGGATTTGTCAATATGCTTGTAGCGGCAAGAGATAACAGCGTTAAAAGATTCGTTTATGCCGCATCGTCATCCACTTACGGAGATCATCCCGATCTTCCCAAGGTTGAAGATAAAATCGGCCGCCCACTATCACCCTATGCTGTTACCAAGTATGTTAATGAACTTTATGCGGATGTTTTTGCCACAACTTACGGAACTGAAAGTATAGGCTTGAGATATTTTAATGTTTTCGGAAAAAGACAGGACCCGGAAGGCGCTTATGCAGCGGTAATCCCTAAATGGATCGATATGTTGCTGCAAGGCAATCAGCCGGTAATAAACGGAGACGGAGAAACAAGCAGAGATTACTGCTTTATAGATAATACAGTGCAGGCCAATATCCTTGCAGCCGTAACAGATACTCCCGAAGCAGTAAACAAGGTTTACAATGTAGCCTTTGGCGAAAAAACCACCTTGAATGAACTCCTGGATATGATCAAAAGCGGACTTTCGGCACATAAATCTGAAATCGCAAAAATTGAACCGATCTACGGCCCCTTCCGTAAAGGAGACGTTCGACATTCTCTGGCCGACATCAGCCGGGCAGAGAAACTGCTCCAATATTCACCTCAATACAACGTTAAAACCGGCATGCAGGCAACAATAGACTGGTATATGAAAAATGCCTGAAAGCTATAGATAAGGCTAAAGAGCCCCAAGCATATAAAACCTTACACCCAACAACAAAAACAATGTGCGGAATAGCAGGCATAATAAATTTTAAAGATCGGGAAGAGATGCTTCCTCTTCTCGAGCAGATGGGGGAACTTCTGCATCACAGGGGCCCCGACGCAAAAGGTTATTATAGCAATGGACCCGCAGGTCTTGCCCATGCAAGGTTGAGCATAATCGATCTTGATACCGGAGATCAGCCTATTGCCAATGAGGATAAAACCGTTTGGGTGGTCTTTAATGGTGAAATATTCAACTACCCCGAATTGCGTAAAGATTTAAAATTAAAAGGGCACTTTTTTTCCACTAAAACAGATACCGAAGTACTGGTTCATCTTTATGAAGAACTGGGAACCGATATGTTCAAGGAGCTCAACGGCCAGTTTGCATTTGCCCTGTGGGATGCAAAAAAAGAGATCCTGCTGCTTGGACGGGACAGGGTTGGCATCAGGCCCCTTTTTTATTATCTTGATAATCAGCGCCTGGTCTTCGGCTCTGAAATAAAAGCAATTTTTGCCGACAACAGAATCCCGCGCAGGATCGACACGGAAACCCTGGCAGATATATTCACCTGCTGGTCATCTTTTGGAGCACGCACCACCTTTGAAAACATATCCCAGGTTCCACCGGGACATTACGCCCTGTTCTCCAGCAACGGACTGGAAATACACAGGTACTGGCAGTTAACCTTCAATCCGGATAATGAAAACAAAAATAAATCTGTGGAGGATTGGGCACTTGAGCTAAATACCTTACTCAAGGATGCTGCCAAAATCAGGCTCAGGGCGGATGTTCCGGTGGGTTGCTATCTCAGCGGAGGAATTGACAGCACCTATATCAGCAGTCTGGTAAAAAATAATTTTAACAACCGCCTCAGAACTTTTTCAGTAGCTTTTCAGGAAAAACGATTTAATGAAGCCGTATTTCAGAACATAGCGATCCAAAATCTTAAAACCGATCACAGTACAATCCATTGCAGCAACCAGGATATCAGCCGCCTTTTCCCAAAAGTTATCTGGCACACGGAAACCCCTTTATTAAGAACCGGACCTGTTCCCCTTTTTCAACTCTCCGGGCTCGTGCGTAAAAATAATTTCAAGGTTGTGCTCACCGGTGAAGGGGCAGATGAAATTTTTGCCGGGTATAATATCTTTAAAGAAGATAAGGTCCGCCGTTTCTGGGCCAAAAATCCTGATTCTGTTTTACGGCCGAAACTTCTGGAAAGACTCTATCCTTATATCTTTTCACGGAATGACGGCCGGGCAAAAACCTTTTTAAGAAACTTTTTTAAAAAAGGGATCCAGGAAACATCTGTACCCTTTTATTCACATTTACCAAGATGGCAGAATACATTTACACTGCAAAATTTTTTTTCAAAAGATCTGTTTGCACAAACAGGCGGGCCAAACATTTACGGACCAGACAGATTCTATAACAAAATTATCGATTCGCTTCCATCGGAATTTATGTCCTGGGCACCCCTTTCCAGAGCCCAATATACCGAAAGCACAATCTTCATGCCCAACTACCTGCTCTCTTCCCAGGGCGACCGCATGGCAATGGGCAACTCGGTTGAAGGCCGCTATCCCTTTCTGGATCACAGGGTAATCGAGTTTGCAGGCACAATACCGCCAAAATACCGGATGAACGGCCTCCAGGAAAAATTCATCCTGAAACGGGCTGCTAAAAATTTAATACCCAATGAAATTGTCAGCAGGCCTAAACAGCCCTACCGGGCTCCTATCAGCGAAAGTTTTTTCGGGAAAACAGCGCCTGGTTATGTGACAGAACTGCTCTCTGAAAACGCTATAAAAGAAAAAGGTTATTTTGATCACAAAAAAGTATCCCGTTTGGTTGCCAAATGCAGCCGAAACCAGGGGAATCTTTTAAGTGAAAGGGAAAATATGGCAATCGTCGGAATTCTTTCAACCCATCTAATTGACGAAATGTATGTGCATAAACTGGGATTACAGGAATAAATATGGCAAATAAAATTTGTACCAGATGTATTTTGCCGGATACTTTTCCGGGCATTAAATTTGACGACAAAGGAGTTTGCAACCATTGTAAACGTGAAGAAAAAGCTCTTGCAAAAGCGGCTGCAAAAAAAACAGAATACAAAAAACGGCTTGATGGCTTGATTCAGACCCATAAAGGCAATGCCCCTGTATATGATGTAATTGTAGCATACAGCGGCGGCAAGGATTCCAGCTACACCTTGAAACTGCTTAAAGAGCGATATGATTTAAGAATTCTGGCCTTCACATTTAATAATCACTTTGTATCACCTTTTGCCTTTGAAAATATAAACCGGATTACAGATGAACTTCAGACCGATCTTGTACAGTTTCGCCTCCCATGGCCGGCTGGAAAACAACTCTTTTCATTAACAGCCCAAAAAGATATTTTCCCGGAAACAACCATGCTAAGGGCCAGCAGTATATGCACAACCTGTATAGGAATAGTCAAACCATTAGTGCTGAAAACAGCGCTTGAAATGTCGATTCCCCTGGTTGCATTCGGATGGTCTCCAGGCCAGGCTCCTATTCAGTCGGCTATTATGAAAACGAACCCGGCTATGAATCGCCTGACCCAGGAGGCATTTTTAAAGTCTTTTCCCGAAGATACAAAAAATATTATCAGCCGTTATCTGCTTCCCCTTTCCTATTATGAAATTTATAAAGAGAGATTCCCATATAATATTCATCCC of Desulfosarcina sp. BuS5 contains these proteins:
- a CDS encoding XrtA system polysaccharide chain length determinant, with amino-acid sequence MAETANTIKVDQIIAIILRRRWILIIPFCIAIVVGSYLAITLPKIYSASTLIFIQPQKVPQSYVRSIVSSDINSRINTISQRVMSRTNLENIIKRFNLFSEPENQDMFMEDKVAILAKRISVDVTRSSRREADSFSISFRGGDPDRVMRIANTLAAYVIDENLKVREAQAVGTSDFLAGELNSTRTKLTKQENTLKEYREQYMGGLPEQLDSNLRILERLQEQLDSANINLRDVKNRLANLETIRSQPAIMQPAGTDAAQGTGTETNLAQMQMQLSDLKARYTDKHPDVLRLQKMIADMEAGKISDKDTGETDGPASGRSRNINYANSNRINELNSEKAGLISEIKKLNNQIIVYQKRVEDTPKREQELLSLNRDYDNIRDTYNSILERKLEAELSVNMEKKQKGEQFRIIDPARLPQKPVSPDMKKLFLFTIAAGLGAGGGIAFLFEFFNQGFKSINDVESYLNIPVIAAIPSVFHKKDKVLRGLNNAASVFSLMISFVLLAGFALLTLKGVDYALELLKKFI
- a CDS encoding CpsD/CapB family tyrosine-protein kinase yields the protein MGKIFDALEKAKQEEPIPAPPEKYPELVRTLFDKSGSDKPGSDKSGILIKDSEFENNNRVIDEDIIAYADFDSIEAEQFKMLRTNILFPVSGQPPRSILVTSAMPGEGKTFVAANLAVSIARNINEHVLLIDCDLRKPSIHTRFGYNNVRGLSEYLSRNVPLASLLLKTKIKKLTLLPGGKIPDNPSELLSSEAMKKMLVEVTERYKDRIIIIDSPPPQLTAETNVIARQVDGILLVIKYGGTKREMVAEMIGRLGKEKVLGVVFNWLSKRATSYYGYGKYGK
- a CDS encoding TIGR03013 family XrtA/PEP-CTERM system glycosyltransferase, which translates into the protein MLRLLKQYYPIRNAVFVIGEAFVIFFSVLIAYWFIIDSNILGGWLYCKIFLISFIVQACLYYNNLYNFKVIDGFTELSIRLFQAVGFAAIILAVIYFFFPGAIIGKGVSGISIALILIFITSWRLCYTLVLERGLFNQQIIILGSGELANNIKIEIETTKDCGYTVKMIFKEDADTDRLNATKITISRSGYDGLCEIAKDLNIDKIVVALKEKRGVFPVKELLNCRVAGIDVLEGNSFYEMLTGKLIVEQINPGWLIFSKGFKKSFIMRAFKRCTDFFLSLSMLIMFSPLIILTSILIKMDSEGPILFSQERMGQNGIPYDVYKFRSMFTDAEKNGPVWATTDDNRVTRVGKYIRKWRIDEIPQLWNVMIGEMSFVGPRPEREHFVKELEAIIPYYSQRFNVKPGLTGWAQVSYGYGATVDEAIEKLNYDLFYIKNMSIPMDLTVIFRTVKTVLFGEGAR
- a CDS encoding polysaccharide biosynthesis/export family protein → MKRLRLFYFTLFILIPAFTLSGLCFAGNKVPDKNSYVIGCGDILEIITWKEPDFTREDVLVRIDGKITFPLLDDVQAASITPIQLKKAIEIKLKEYIDNPVVTVNVTNPSSQRFYILGEIVNTGEYPLVKQLTVLQAFALAGGFTEWAAKKEIILLRKENGQEKLYRVNYKDIAKGKNLNQNVLIRADDTIIVP
- a CDS encoding outer membrane beta-barrel protein — translated: MMNNKRIILLFFLGIFFIINNAYGFQADFTPRISVDEEYSDNIYLSSRIKEHDYITSITPGFTLDFSGRRIGATISYEPSLVFYKRETDNNTIRHSAQFSGWSDLGKNTRLELNNSFMRTEDPLGEDDLFLETGESLRDPDHTVRQSREPYYTNTTSLNLTHQFGAADFFRMGYIYDILQNENPEDDDNKSQAPYIGLTYWFMPDMGFETDFSYTRAKYSGTDDPADDSKEFQGSLRLIKRFSRHLEGFINYNHIIMNYDGDEEDYKVFDPSIGINYAISDDAHINIGIGYFMQDREESDGDSGLSLSGDIGKTWDFRRGSIGLTGAMGYDEANLGAENLGFEKYYEIACIGEYGLTQRLSANISYSFRRSKYVDTDENRTDRTSSFGAGCRYAPTRWIFLNLNYQYNTVASTDREDEYDENRVVFSISFVPERPWRLGS
- a CDS encoding SDR family oxidoreductase, which produces MNIDQVKAQLKQNPKKWLVTGVAGFIGSNLLEVLLDLGQTVTGLDNFSTGKQENLDGVEQISGPDKWQNFTFLKKDIVNLPDCMEACAGVDYVLHQAALGSVPRSIDDPLTTNSSNIDGFVNMLVAARDNSVKRFVYAASSSTYGDHPDLPKVEDKIGRPLSPYAVTKYVNELYADVFATTYGTESIGLRYFNVFGKRQDPEGAYAAVIPKWIDMLLQGNQPVINGDGETSRDYCFIDNTVQANILAAVTDTPEAVNKVYNVAFGEKTTLNELLDMIKSGLSAHKSEIAKIEPIYGPFRKGDVRHSLADISRAEKLLQYSPQYNVKTGMQATIDWYMKNA
- the asnB gene encoding asparagine synthase (glutamine-hydrolyzing), with the translated sequence MCGIAGIINFKDREEMLPLLEQMGELLHHRGPDAKGYYSNGPAGLAHARLSIIDLDTGDQPIANEDKTVWVVFNGEIFNYPELRKDLKLKGHFFSTKTDTEVLVHLYEELGTDMFKELNGQFAFALWDAKKEILLLGRDRVGIRPLFYYLDNQRLVFGSEIKAIFADNRIPRRIDTETLADIFTCWSSFGARTTFENISQVPPGHYALFSSNGLEIHRYWQLTFNPDNENKNKSVEDWALELNTLLKDAAKIRLRADVPVGCYLSGGIDSTYISSLVKNNFNNRLRTFSVAFQEKRFNEAVFQNIAIQNLKTDHSTIHCSNQDISRLFPKVIWHTETPLLRTGPVPLFQLSGLVRKNNFKVVLTGEGADEIFAGYNIFKEDKVRRFWAKNPDSVLRPKLLERLYPYIFSRNDGRAKTFLRNFFKKGIQETSVPFYSHLPRWQNTFTLQNFFSKDLFAQTGGPNIYGPDRFYNKIIDSLPSEFMSWAPLSRAQYTESTIFMPNYLLSSQGDRMAMGNSVEGRYPFLDHRVIEFAGTIPPKYRMNGLQEKFILKRAAKNLIPNEIVSRPKQPYRAPISESFFGKTAPGYVTELLSENAIKEKGYFDHKKVSRLVAKCSRNQGNLLSERENMAIVGILSTHLIDEMYVHKLGLQE